A single Oncorhynchus tshawytscha isolate Ot180627B linkage group LG01, Otsh_v2.0, whole genome shotgun sequence DNA region contains:
- the exoc7 gene encoding exocyst complex component 7 isoform X10 — translation MIPTEDASARKREIEEKLKQEQETLSFIRENMEKSDQLTKGMVSILSSFESRLMQLENSIIPVHKQTENLQRLQENVDKTLSCMDHVISYYHVAKDTDKIIREGPTGRLDEYLACIAKIQKAVEYFQDNNPDSPELNTVKARFEKGKELLEAEFRGLLTRYSKPVPPILILDAITVDEELEVQEEVTLEHLPEAVLQDIICISGWLVEYGRNQDFMNVYFQIRSNQLDRSIKGLKDHFRKSSASSGILYSPAVQTKRKDTPTKKAPKRPGTIRKAQNLLKQYSQHGLDGKKGGSNLTPLEGKDDVLDIEIDSYIHCISAFVKLAQSEYVLLTEIIPEHHQKKTFDSLIQEALDNLMLEGDNIVAAARRAIMRHDYSAVLTIFPILRHLKQTKPDFDSTLQGTAASTKNKLPTLITSMETIGAKALEEFADSIKNDPDKEYNMPKDGTVHELTSNAILFLQQLLDFQETAGAMLASQETSSSASSSEFSRRLLSTYICKVLGNLQLNLLSKSKVYEDSALSAIFLHNNYNYILKSLEKSELIQLVTVTQKKAESSYRELIEQQKQIYQRSWYKVTEHITDRNMPAFQPGTKLKDKERQVIKDKFKGFNDGLEELCKIQKVWAIPDKEQRDSIRHAQRRVVSEAYRAFLQRYANISFTKNPEKYHKYRPEQVEEMIERLFDTSA, via the exons ATGATTCCGACCGAGGATGCGTCCGCgaggaagagggagatagaggagaaacTAAAGCAG GAACAGGAAACCCTGTCCTTCATCCGAGAGAATATGGAGAAGAGTGATCAGCTGACTAAAGGGATG GTGTCCATCTTGTCATCGTTTGAGAGTCGTCTGATGCAGCTGGAGAACTCCATCATCCCAGTACACAAGCAGACAGAGAACCTACAGAGGCTTCAGGAGAATGTGGATAAGACCCTGTCCTGCATGGACCATGTTATCAGTTATTACCATGTAGCCAAGGACACCGACAAGATCATCAGAGAGGG GCCAACGGGTAGACTAGATGAGTACCTGGCCTGCATTGCCAAGATCCAGAAAGCTGTTGAGTACTTTCAGGACAACAACCCAGATAGCCCTGAGCTCAATACAGTG AAAGCACGATTTGAGAAGGGTAAGGAGCTCCTGGAGGCTGAGTTCCGTGGTCTGCTGACCCGCTACAGTAAGCCTGTTCCTCCCATATTGATCCTGGATGCCATCACTGTAGATGAGGAGCTGGAGGTTCAGGAGGAGGTGACTCTAGAACACCTCCCTGAGGCCGTGCTACAGGATATCATCTGTAtctctggctggctggtggaGTACGGACGCAACCAGG aCTTTATGAACGTTTACTTCCAGATCCGCTCCAATCAGTTAGACCGCTCCATCAAGGGTTTGAAAGACCACTTCCGGAAGAGTTCTGCCTCTTCTGGCATCCTCTACTCACCAGCCGTTCAGACCAAACGCAAGGACACTCCCACTAAGAAGGCACCCAAGAGACCAG GGACCATTCGCAAGGCTCAGAACCTTCTCAAACAGTACTCTCAGCATGGTCTGGATGGGAAAAAGGGGGGCTCTAACCTCACTCCTTTGGAAG GGAAGGATGATGTCCTGGACATAGAGATCGACTCTTACATCCACTGCATCAGTGCCTTTGTGAAGCTGGCCCAGAGTGAATACGTCCTGCTCACAGAGATCATCCCTGAACACCACCAGAAGAAGACCTTCGACTCCCTCATACAG GAAGCCCTGGACAACCTAATGCTGGAGGGTGACAACATAGTTGCGGCAGCACGGCGGGCCATCATGAGACACGACTACTCTGCTGTCCTCACCATCTTCCCCATCCTCAGGCACCTTAAACAGACCAAGCCAGACTTTGACTCCACGCTCCAG GGCACAGCTGCCAGTACCAAGAACAAGCTACCTACCCTCATCACGTCCATGGAGACTATCGGAGCCAAAGCTCTGGAGGAGTTTGCAGACAGCATCAAG AATGACCCTGACAAGGAGTACAACATGCCTAAGGATGGAACTGTCCATGAGCTCACCAGCAAT gcCATCCTGTTCCTTCAGCAGCTGCTGGACTTCCAGGAGACAGCCGGAGCTATGCTGGCCTCTCAAG AGACCAGTTCGTCAGCCAGCAGCTCTGAGTTCAGTAGGAGACTTCTCAGCACCTACATAT GTAAAGTGTTGGGGAACTTGCAGCTGAATCTTCTCAGTAAATCCAAGGTGTACGAGGACTCTGCACTGAGTGCCATCTTCCtccacaacaactacaactacatcCTCAAGTCCCTGGAGAA GTCTGAGCTGATCCAGTTAGTGACAGTGACTCAGAAGAAGGCTGAGAGTTCATATAGAGAGCTGATAGAACAGCAGAAACAGATATACCAGCGCAG CTGGTACAAGGTCACAGAGCATATTACGGACCGGAACATGCCTGCCTTCCAACCAGGAACCAAG CTGAAAGACAAAGAGCGTCAGGTGATCAAAGACAAGTTTAAG GGATTCAACGACGGTCTGGAGGAGCTGTGTAAGATCCAGAAGGTGTGGGCCATCCCAGACAAGGAGCAGAGAGACTCCATCCGCCACGCCCAGAGGAGAGTGGTATCCGAGGCCTACAGGGCCTTCCTACAGAG ATACGCCAACATTTCGTTCACCAAAAATCCTGAGAAATACCACAAGTATCGTCCAGAGCAGGTGGAGGAGATGATCGAGAGGCTTTTTGATACCTCAGCCTAA
- the exoc7 gene encoding exocyst complex component 7 isoform X2: MIPTEDASARKREIEEKLKQEQETLSFIRENMEKSDQLTKGMVSILSSFESRLMQLENSIIPVHKQTENLQRLQENVDKTLSCMDHVISYYHVAKDTDKIIREGPTGRLDEYLACIAKIQKAVEYFQDNNPDSPELNTVKARFEKGKELLEAEFRGLLTRYSKPVPPILILDAITVDEELEVQEEVTLEHLPEAVLQDIICISGWLVEYGRNQDFMNVYFQIRSNQLDRSIKGLKDHFRKSSASSGILYSPAVQTKRKDTPTKKAPKRPGTIRKAQNLLKQYSQHGLDGKKGGSNLTPLEGHDHDQRVKHQSDALTDKHGAAAGKDDVLDIEIDSYIHCISAFVKLAQSEYVLLTEIIPEHHQKKTFDSLIQEALDNLMLEGDNIVAAARRAIMRHDYSAVLTIFPILRHLKQTKPDFDSTLQGTAASTKNKLPTLITSMETIGAKALEEFADSIKNDPDKEYNMPKDGTVHELTSNAILFLQQLLDFQETAGAMLASQVLGDTYNIPLDPRETSSSASSSEFSRRLLSTYICKVLGNLQLNLLSKSKVYEDSALSAIFLHNNYNYILKSLEKSELIQLVTVTQKKAESSYRELIEQQKQIYQRSWYKVTEHITDRNMPAFQPGTKLKDKERQVIKDKFKGFNDGLEELCKIQKVWAIPDKEQRDSIRHAQRRVVSEAYRAFLQRYANISFTKNPEKYHKYRPEQVEEMIERLFDTSA; the protein is encoded by the exons ATGATTCCGACCGAGGATGCGTCCGCgaggaagagggagatagaggagaaacTAAAGCAG GAACAGGAAACCCTGTCCTTCATCCGAGAGAATATGGAGAAGAGTGATCAGCTGACTAAAGGGATG GTGTCCATCTTGTCATCGTTTGAGAGTCGTCTGATGCAGCTGGAGAACTCCATCATCCCAGTACACAAGCAGACAGAGAACCTACAGAGGCTTCAGGAGAATGTGGATAAGACCCTGTCCTGCATGGACCATGTTATCAGTTATTACCATGTAGCCAAGGACACCGACAAGATCATCAGAGAGGG GCCAACGGGTAGACTAGATGAGTACCTGGCCTGCATTGCCAAGATCCAGAAAGCTGTTGAGTACTTTCAGGACAACAACCCAGATAGCCCTGAGCTCAATACAGTG AAAGCACGATTTGAGAAGGGTAAGGAGCTCCTGGAGGCTGAGTTCCGTGGTCTGCTGACCCGCTACAGTAAGCCTGTTCCTCCCATATTGATCCTGGATGCCATCACTGTAGATGAGGAGCTGGAGGTTCAGGAGGAGGTGACTCTAGAACACCTCCCTGAGGCCGTGCTACAGGATATCATCTGTAtctctggctggctggtggaGTACGGACGCAACCAGG aCTTTATGAACGTTTACTTCCAGATCCGCTCCAATCAGTTAGACCGCTCCATCAAGGGTTTGAAAGACCACTTCCGGAAGAGTTCTGCCTCTTCTGGCATCCTCTACTCACCAGCCGTTCAGACCAAACGCAAGGACACTCCCACTAAGAAGGCACCCAAGAGACCAG GGACCATTCGCAAGGCTCAGAACCTTCTCAAACAGTACTCTCAGCATGGTCTGGATGGGAAAAAGGGGGGCTCTAACCTCACTCCTTTGGAAG GTCACGATCATGACCAGCGGGTCAAACACCAGTCAGACGCCCTGACCGACAAGCATGGGGCAGCAGCAG GGAAGGATGATGTCCTGGACATAGAGATCGACTCTTACATCCACTGCATCAGTGCCTTTGTGAAGCTGGCCCAGAGTGAATACGTCCTGCTCACAGAGATCATCCCTGAACACCACCAGAAGAAGACCTTCGACTCCCTCATACAG GAAGCCCTGGACAACCTAATGCTGGAGGGTGACAACATAGTTGCGGCAGCACGGCGGGCCATCATGAGACACGACTACTCTGCTGTCCTCACCATCTTCCCCATCCTCAGGCACCTTAAACAGACCAAGCCAGACTTTGACTCCACGCTCCAG GGCACAGCTGCCAGTACCAAGAACAAGCTACCTACCCTCATCACGTCCATGGAGACTATCGGAGCCAAAGCTCTGGAGGAGTTTGCAGACAGCATCAAG AATGACCCTGACAAGGAGTACAACATGCCTAAGGATGGAACTGTCCATGAGCTCACCAGCAAT gcCATCCTGTTCCTTCAGCAGCTGCTGGACTTCCAGGAGACAGCCGGAGCTATGCTGGCCTCTCAAG TACTGGGGGACACGTACAATATCCCTTTAGACCCCCGAG AGACCAGTTCGTCAGCCAGCAGCTCTGAGTTCAGTAGGAGACTTCTCAGCACCTACATAT GTAAAGTGTTGGGGAACTTGCAGCTGAATCTTCTCAGTAAATCCAAGGTGTACGAGGACTCTGCACTGAGTGCCATCTTCCtccacaacaactacaactacatcCTCAAGTCCCTGGAGAA GTCTGAGCTGATCCAGTTAGTGACAGTGACTCAGAAGAAGGCTGAGAGTTCATATAGAGAGCTGATAGAACAGCAGAAACAGATATACCAGCGCAG CTGGTACAAGGTCACAGAGCATATTACGGACCGGAACATGCCTGCCTTCCAACCAGGAACCAAG CTGAAAGACAAAGAGCGTCAGGTGATCAAAGACAAGTTTAAG GGATTCAACGACGGTCTGGAGGAGCTGTGTAAGATCCAGAAGGTGTGGGCCATCCCAGACAAGGAGCAGAGAGACTCCATCCGCCACGCCCAGAGGAGAGTGGTATCCGAGGCCTACAGGGCCTTCCTACAGAG ATACGCCAACATTTCGTTCACCAAAAATCCTGAGAAATACCACAAGTATCGTCCAGAGCAGGTGGAGGAGATGATCGAGAGGCTTTTTGATACCTCAGCCTAA
- the exoc7 gene encoding exocyst complex component 7 isoform X12, whose amino-acid sequence MIPTEDASARKREIEEKLKQEQETLSFIRENMEKSDQLTKGMVSILSSFESRLMQLENSIIPVHKQTENLQRLQENVDKTLSCMDHVISYYHVAKDTDKIIREGPTGRLDEYLACIAKIQKAVEYFQDNNPDSPELNTVKARFEKGKELLEAEFRGLLTRYSKPVPPILILDAITVDEELEVQEEVTLEHLPEAVLQDIICISGWLVEYGRNQDFMNVYFQIRSNQLDRSIKGLKDHFRKSSASSGILYSPAVQTKRKDTPTKKAPKRPVYIPGKDDVLDIEIDSYIHCISAFVKLAQSEYVLLTEIIPEHHQKKTFDSLIQEALDNLMLEGDNIVAAARRAIMRHDYSAVLTIFPILRHLKQTKPDFDSTLQGTAASTKNKLPTLITSMETIGAKALEEFADSIKNDPDKEYNMPKDGTVHELTSNAILFLQQLLDFQETAGAMLASQVLGDTYNIPLDPRETSSSASSSEFSRRLLSTYICKVLGNLQLNLLSKSKVYEDSALSAIFLHNNYNYILKSLEKSELIQLVTVTQKKAESSYRELIEQQKQIYQRSWYKVTEHITDRNMPAFQPGTKLKDKERQVIKDKFKGFNDGLEELCKIQKVWAIPDKEQRDSIRHAQRRVVSEAYRAFLQRYANISFTKNPEKYHKYRPEQVEEMIERLFDTSA is encoded by the exons ATGATTCCGACCGAGGATGCGTCCGCgaggaagagggagatagaggagaaacTAAAGCAG GAACAGGAAACCCTGTCCTTCATCCGAGAGAATATGGAGAAGAGTGATCAGCTGACTAAAGGGATG GTGTCCATCTTGTCATCGTTTGAGAGTCGTCTGATGCAGCTGGAGAACTCCATCATCCCAGTACACAAGCAGACAGAGAACCTACAGAGGCTTCAGGAGAATGTGGATAAGACCCTGTCCTGCATGGACCATGTTATCAGTTATTACCATGTAGCCAAGGACACCGACAAGATCATCAGAGAGGG GCCAACGGGTAGACTAGATGAGTACCTGGCCTGCATTGCCAAGATCCAGAAAGCTGTTGAGTACTTTCAGGACAACAACCCAGATAGCCCTGAGCTCAATACAGTG AAAGCACGATTTGAGAAGGGTAAGGAGCTCCTGGAGGCTGAGTTCCGTGGTCTGCTGACCCGCTACAGTAAGCCTGTTCCTCCCATATTGATCCTGGATGCCATCACTGTAGATGAGGAGCTGGAGGTTCAGGAGGAGGTGACTCTAGAACACCTCCCTGAGGCCGTGCTACAGGATATCATCTGTAtctctggctggctggtggaGTACGGACGCAACCAGG aCTTTATGAACGTTTACTTCCAGATCCGCTCCAATCAGTTAGACCGCTCCATCAAGGGTTTGAAAGACCACTTCCGGAAGAGTTCTGCCTCTTCTGGCATCCTCTACTCACCAGCCGTTCAGACCAAACGCAAGGACACTCCCACTAAGAAGGCACCCAAGAGACCAG TCTACATCCCAG GGAAGGATGATGTCCTGGACATAGAGATCGACTCTTACATCCACTGCATCAGTGCCTTTGTGAAGCTGGCCCAGAGTGAATACGTCCTGCTCACAGAGATCATCCCTGAACACCACCAGAAGAAGACCTTCGACTCCCTCATACAG GAAGCCCTGGACAACCTAATGCTGGAGGGTGACAACATAGTTGCGGCAGCACGGCGGGCCATCATGAGACACGACTACTCTGCTGTCCTCACCATCTTCCCCATCCTCAGGCACCTTAAACAGACCAAGCCAGACTTTGACTCCACGCTCCAG GGCACAGCTGCCAGTACCAAGAACAAGCTACCTACCCTCATCACGTCCATGGAGACTATCGGAGCCAAAGCTCTGGAGGAGTTTGCAGACAGCATCAAG AATGACCCTGACAAGGAGTACAACATGCCTAAGGATGGAACTGTCCATGAGCTCACCAGCAAT gcCATCCTGTTCCTTCAGCAGCTGCTGGACTTCCAGGAGACAGCCGGAGCTATGCTGGCCTCTCAAG TACTGGGGGACACGTACAATATCCCTTTAGACCCCCGAG AGACCAGTTCGTCAGCCAGCAGCTCTGAGTTCAGTAGGAGACTTCTCAGCACCTACATAT GTAAAGTGTTGGGGAACTTGCAGCTGAATCTTCTCAGTAAATCCAAGGTGTACGAGGACTCTGCACTGAGTGCCATCTTCCtccacaacaactacaactacatcCTCAAGTCCCTGGAGAA GTCTGAGCTGATCCAGTTAGTGACAGTGACTCAGAAGAAGGCTGAGAGTTCATATAGAGAGCTGATAGAACAGCAGAAACAGATATACCAGCGCAG CTGGTACAAGGTCACAGAGCATATTACGGACCGGAACATGCCTGCCTTCCAACCAGGAACCAAG CTGAAAGACAAAGAGCGTCAGGTGATCAAAGACAAGTTTAAG GGATTCAACGACGGTCTGGAGGAGCTGTGTAAGATCCAGAAGGTGTGGGCCATCCCAGACAAGGAGCAGAGAGACTCCATCCGCCACGCCCAGAGGAGAGTGGTATCCGAGGCCTACAGGGCCTTCCTACAGAG ATACGCCAACATTTCGTTCACCAAAAATCCTGAGAAATACCACAAGTATCGTCCAGAGCAGGTGGAGGAGATGATCGAGAGGCTTTTTGATACCTCAGCCTAA
- the exoc7 gene encoding exocyst complex component 7 isoform X8, translating into MIPTEDASARKREIEEKLKQEQETLSFIRENMEKSDQLTKGMVSILSSFESRLMQLENSIIPVHKQTENLQRLQENVDKTLSCMDHVISYYHVAKDTDKIIREGPTGRLDEYLACIAKIQKAVEYFQDNNPDSPELNTVKARFEKGKELLEAEFRGLLTRYSKPVPPILILDAITVDEELEVQEEVTLEHLPEAVLQDIICISGWLVEYGRNQDFMNVYFQIRSNQLDRSIKGLKDHFRKSSASSGILYSPAVQTKRKDTPTKKAPKRPGHDHDQRVKHQSDALTDKHGAAAGKDDVLDIEIDSYIHCISAFVKLAQSEYVLLTEIIPEHHQKKTFDSLIQEALDNLMLEGDNIVAAARRAIMRHDYSAVLTIFPILRHLKQTKPDFDSTLQGTAASTKNKLPTLITSMETIGAKALEEFADSIKNDPDKEYNMPKDGTVHELTSNAILFLQQLLDFQETAGAMLASQVLGDTYNIPLDPRETSSSASSSEFSRRLLSTYICKVLGNLQLNLLSKSKVYEDSALSAIFLHNNYNYILKSLEKSELIQLVTVTQKKAESSYRELIEQQKQIYQRSWYKVTEHITDRNMPAFQPGTKLKDKERQVIKDKFKGFNDGLEELCKIQKVWAIPDKEQRDSIRHAQRRVVSEAYRAFLQRYANISFTKNPEKYHKYRPEQVEEMIERLFDTSA; encoded by the exons ATGATTCCGACCGAGGATGCGTCCGCgaggaagagggagatagaggagaaacTAAAGCAG GAACAGGAAACCCTGTCCTTCATCCGAGAGAATATGGAGAAGAGTGATCAGCTGACTAAAGGGATG GTGTCCATCTTGTCATCGTTTGAGAGTCGTCTGATGCAGCTGGAGAACTCCATCATCCCAGTACACAAGCAGACAGAGAACCTACAGAGGCTTCAGGAGAATGTGGATAAGACCCTGTCCTGCATGGACCATGTTATCAGTTATTACCATGTAGCCAAGGACACCGACAAGATCATCAGAGAGGG GCCAACGGGTAGACTAGATGAGTACCTGGCCTGCATTGCCAAGATCCAGAAAGCTGTTGAGTACTTTCAGGACAACAACCCAGATAGCCCTGAGCTCAATACAGTG AAAGCACGATTTGAGAAGGGTAAGGAGCTCCTGGAGGCTGAGTTCCGTGGTCTGCTGACCCGCTACAGTAAGCCTGTTCCTCCCATATTGATCCTGGATGCCATCACTGTAGATGAGGAGCTGGAGGTTCAGGAGGAGGTGACTCTAGAACACCTCCCTGAGGCCGTGCTACAGGATATCATCTGTAtctctggctggctggtggaGTACGGACGCAACCAGG aCTTTATGAACGTTTACTTCCAGATCCGCTCCAATCAGTTAGACCGCTCCATCAAGGGTTTGAAAGACCACTTCCGGAAGAGTTCTGCCTCTTCTGGCATCCTCTACTCACCAGCCGTTCAGACCAAACGCAAGGACACTCCCACTAAGAAGGCACCCAAGAGACCAG GTCACGATCATGACCAGCGGGTCAAACACCAGTCAGACGCCCTGACCGACAAGCATGGGGCAGCAGCAG GGAAGGATGATGTCCTGGACATAGAGATCGACTCTTACATCCACTGCATCAGTGCCTTTGTGAAGCTGGCCCAGAGTGAATACGTCCTGCTCACAGAGATCATCCCTGAACACCACCAGAAGAAGACCTTCGACTCCCTCATACAG GAAGCCCTGGACAACCTAATGCTGGAGGGTGACAACATAGTTGCGGCAGCACGGCGGGCCATCATGAGACACGACTACTCTGCTGTCCTCACCATCTTCCCCATCCTCAGGCACCTTAAACAGACCAAGCCAGACTTTGACTCCACGCTCCAG GGCACAGCTGCCAGTACCAAGAACAAGCTACCTACCCTCATCACGTCCATGGAGACTATCGGAGCCAAAGCTCTGGAGGAGTTTGCAGACAGCATCAAG AATGACCCTGACAAGGAGTACAACATGCCTAAGGATGGAACTGTCCATGAGCTCACCAGCAAT gcCATCCTGTTCCTTCAGCAGCTGCTGGACTTCCAGGAGACAGCCGGAGCTATGCTGGCCTCTCAAG TACTGGGGGACACGTACAATATCCCTTTAGACCCCCGAG AGACCAGTTCGTCAGCCAGCAGCTCTGAGTTCAGTAGGAGACTTCTCAGCACCTACATAT GTAAAGTGTTGGGGAACTTGCAGCTGAATCTTCTCAGTAAATCCAAGGTGTACGAGGACTCTGCACTGAGTGCCATCTTCCtccacaacaactacaactacatcCTCAAGTCCCTGGAGAA GTCTGAGCTGATCCAGTTAGTGACAGTGACTCAGAAGAAGGCTGAGAGTTCATATAGAGAGCTGATAGAACAGCAGAAACAGATATACCAGCGCAG CTGGTACAAGGTCACAGAGCATATTACGGACCGGAACATGCCTGCCTTCCAACCAGGAACCAAG CTGAAAGACAAAGAGCGTCAGGTGATCAAAGACAAGTTTAAG GGATTCAACGACGGTCTGGAGGAGCTGTGTAAGATCCAGAAGGTGTGGGCCATCCCAGACAAGGAGCAGAGAGACTCCATCCGCCACGCCCAGAGGAGAGTGGTATCCGAGGCCTACAGGGCCTTCCTACAGAG ATACGCCAACATTTCGTTCACCAAAAATCCTGAGAAATACCACAAGTATCGTCCAGAGCAGGTGGAGGAGATGATCGAGAGGCTTTTTGATACCTCAGCCTAA